A window from Kovacikia minuta CCNUW1 encodes these proteins:
- the xseA gene encoding exodeoxyribonuclease VII large subunit, which produces MTSYLPSLLVPDTALSVAGLTGYIQALLEQDNQLRQIWVTGEVSSATQYRSGLFFTLQDPDAKAAINCVVWNSYLERLVALPAQGEQLIIMGRIHVHPQRGQYQLIVLQSLPAGEGLRALRYRQLRHRLEAEGLFDPGRKRPLPVHPKTVAVVTSPQAAAWGDIQRTLRRRYPGLHVLFSPALVQGDQAPASIVNAIQRVERDGRSSVLILSRGGGAIEDMACFNDERVVRAIANCSIPVIAGIGHQRDETLADLTADVCAHTPTAAAEQAVPLLADLHAEHQERVLALRDTMHYYLGAAQNRMQYLNHQLRKLQLDRKLQQEGQMLAWMRQRLIQSSLLQTQQARQHQQLLQQKLTTLDPRAVLKRGYAVVRQENGAIARSASSLTPGQNLQIQLGQGQLNVKITEILNPFPSA; this is translated from the coding sequence ATGACCTCCTATCTTCCGAGTTTGTTGGTTCCAGATACGGCACTCTCAGTCGCAGGACTGACAGGGTACATTCAGGCATTGTTGGAACAGGATAATCAGCTCAGACAGATTTGGGTAACAGGTGAAGTATCTAGTGCAACCCAGTATCGCAGCGGATTGTTTTTTACGCTCCAAGATCCCGATGCCAAAGCTGCCATTAACTGTGTGGTATGGAATAGTTACCTGGAGCGATTGGTGGCTTTACCGGCTCAAGGAGAGCAATTGATCATCATGGGGCGAATCCATGTTCATCCCCAGCGAGGACAGTATCAACTCATTGTTTTGCAATCGTTGCCTGCTGGAGAGGGACTGCGGGCATTGCGTTATCGACAACTACGCCATCGCCTGGAAGCAGAGGGATTATTCGACCCAGGGCGGAAACGCCCACTACCCGTTCATCCTAAAACGGTTGCGGTTGTGACTTCGCCGCAGGCAGCAGCGTGGGGCGATATTCAACGGACTCTGCGGCGGCGGTATCCAGGATTGCATGTGTTGTTCTCTCCTGCATTAGTCCAGGGTGATCAAGCTCCAGCCTCAATTGTGAATGCGATTCAACGGGTGGAGCGTGATGGTAGGTCGAGTGTACTAATTCTATCACGAGGTGGTGGCGCGATCGAAGATATGGCGTGTTTTAATGATGAGCGGGTGGTGCGGGCGATCGCCAATTGCTCCATCCCAGTCATCGCAGGCATTGGACACCAGCGAGACGAGACTTTGGCTGATTTAACGGCTGATGTTTGTGCCCATACACCAACGGCAGCAGCAGAACAGGCTGTGCCCCTGCTGGCAGACCTGCACGCTGAACATCAAGAGCGAGTGCTTGCTTTAAGAGACACCATGCATTACTACCTGGGTGCTGCTCAGAATCGGATGCAATATCTGAACCATCAACTGCGCAAGCTCCAACTTGATCGGAAACTTCAGCAGGAAGGTCAAATGTTAGCCTGGATGCGCCAGCGATTAATTCAAAGCAGCCTATTACAAACCCAACAGGCAAGACAACATCAGCAACTCTTGCAGCAAAAGCTAACAACGCTGGACCCCAGAGCAGTGCTGAAGCGCGGCTATGCGGTAGTCAGGCAGGAAAATGGAGCGATCGCCCGTTCTGCGAGTTCACTAACTCCCGGACAGAACCTGCAAATTCAATTGGGGCAAGGGCAGCTCAACGTCAAGATAACTGAAATCTTGAACCCATTCCCCTCTGCTTGA
- the recA gene encoding recombinase RecA, whose protein sequence is MAKTDTPDKQKALNLVLTQIERNFGKGSIMRLGDAARMKVETIPTGALTLDLALGGGIPKGRVVEIYGPESSGKTTVALHAVAEVQKFGGIAAFVDAEHALDPSYAKALGVDIDNLLVSQPDTGESALEIVDQLVRSSAVDIIVIDSVAALVPRAEIEGEMGDTHVGLQARLMSQALRKITGNMGKSGCTVIFLNQLRQKIGVTYGNPETTTGGQALKFYASVRLDIRRIQTLKKGTEEYGTRAKVKVAKNKVAPPFRIAEFDIIFGKGISTLGCLVDLAEEMGVIVRRGAWYSYNGDNIAQGRDNAVKYMEEKPEFAQKIDQEVRHKLELGAVVSATVAGAVDEDDEDDDYLEEDE, encoded by the coding sequence ATGGCTAAAACTGATACTCCTGATAAGCAAAAAGCTCTAAATCTGGTGCTCACCCAAATCGAACGTAACTTTGGTAAAGGCAGCATTATGCGCCTTGGGGATGCCGCCCGGATGAAGGTCGAGACCATTCCGACAGGGGCACTGACCCTTGACTTGGCGTTGGGAGGTGGTATTCCCAAAGGGCGTGTGGTCGAGATATACGGTCCTGAAAGCTCTGGTAAAACAACTGTTGCACTCCATGCAGTTGCCGAAGTGCAAAAATTTGGTGGGATCGCTGCCTTTGTTGATGCCGAACACGCCCTTGACCCCTCCTATGCCAAAGCCTTAGGAGTCGATATCGATAACCTTCTCGTTTCCCAACCCGATACCGGAGAGTCGGCCCTGGAAATTGTTGATCAACTGGTACGATCCTCTGCCGTTGATATCATTGTGATAGATTCCGTTGCCGCCCTTGTTCCCCGTGCCGAAATTGAGGGAGAAATGGGAGATACCCACGTTGGGCTGCAAGCTCGACTGATGAGTCAGGCGTTGCGCAAAATTACAGGCAACATGGGCAAGTCGGGTTGTACAGTAATTTTTCTGAACCAACTAAGGCAAAAAATTGGGGTCACCTACGGCAACCCAGAAACAACAACAGGGGGGCAAGCCCTGAAGTTTTATGCTTCCGTTCGGCTCGATATCCGCCGGATTCAAACCCTGAAGAAAGGGACTGAGGAATACGGAACCCGTGCAAAGGTCAAAGTTGCCAAAAACAAGGTTGCTCCCCCCTTTCGGATTGCTGAGTTTGACATCATTTTTGGTAAGGGCATTTCCACCCTGGGGTGCCTGGTTGATCTCGCCGAGGAGATGGGTGTAATTGTTCGTCGGGGAGCCTGGTATAGCTATAACGGTGATAATATCGCCCAGGGGCGGGATAATGCCGTTAAGTATATGGAAGAGAAGCCCGAGTTTGCCCAGAAGATCGACCAGGAAGTGCGCCACAAACTGGAGCTGGGGGCTGTGGTCTCTGCCACTGTTGCTGGAGCAGTGGACGAGGACGATGAGGACGATGATTATCTCGAAGAGGATGAATAG
- a CDS encoding FHA domain-containing protein, with translation MIDSHSLAEYSSHVLSASSNGDLEQRLGLYRVFLKLYEHHRGLLDEILDLENTDDKWRARAAVRFVHGVVQGSQVHLITNLLKGKTQLLHQVQGIWVIGRDRSVALPVQDKRLSRRHGVIQYVKDEGFYLIDLNSTNGTFVNGEPIRHAALLKDGDQIRLGSLAFTFFLCHVCRKVDEVSPDLLEQINATRRSSLPAVDHPFSQDASFSSMAIDWDTPIPGNTEETSMFLIPPMPGHDLPAETSSPQLDGAQQSEILDRFLRR, from the coding sequence ATGATTGATTCACATTCACTTGCTGAGTACTCGTCCCACGTATTGAGTGCTTCTAGCAATGGCGATCTGGAACAGCGTCTAGGGCTTTATCGGGTATTTTTGAAGCTCTATGAGCATCACCGTGGGTTGCTTGATGAAATCCTGGATTTGGAAAATACAGACGACAAGTGGCGTGCCCGTGCCGCTGTTCGCTTTGTTCATGGTGTGGTCCAGGGTTCCCAAGTCCATCTCATTACTAATTTGCTGAAGGGTAAAACCCAGTTACTTCACCAGGTACAGGGTATTTGGGTGATCGGACGCGATCGCAGCGTCGCTTTGCCCGTTCAGGATAAACGGCTTTCCCGTCGGCATGGCGTCATTCAATATGTAAAAGATGAAGGCTTTTACCTGATTGATTTGAACAGTACGAATGGAACCTTTGTTAACGGGGAGCCAATTCGGCACGCTGCACTGCTTAAGGATGGTGACCAGATTCGGCTAGGCAGCCTGGCATTTACCTTTTTCCTGTGTCATGTTTGCCGAAAGGTGGATGAAGTATCCCCTGATTTACTTGAGCAGATTAATGCCACTCGACGCAGCAGCTTACCTGCGGTAGATCATCCATTCAGTCAGGATGCAAGTTTTTCATCAATGGCAATCGACTGGGATACGCCAATTCCCGGCAATACCGAAGAAACCTCAATGTTTCTGATCCCGCCCATGCCAGGACATGACCTGCCAGCGGAAACCTCCTCTCCCCAGTTAGATGGAGCTCAACAATCAGAAATTCTCGATCGCTTTCTCAGACGGTAG
- a CDS encoding pentapeptide repeat-containing protein — protein sequence MQVQDLLERYQKGERDFAHVDLSGASLSGVNLRDVNFTGANLAGVNLSWAFLSRANLTGASLRRSDLRSASLNNATLNQATLSGANLSKSDLRLAQIQNADLNWCVLQEADLTGANLQSTKLDQVNLERAKLTSARLNGAELMEANLRRTNLAGANLDQANLREAHLEEANLREASLVGANLIEANLSGVYLRQANLSEADLHRVILTGADLSEAILDGADLSRATLAGSYLLKASLQKALLLRTNLQDVYLLRANLNEANLRGANLRRADLSGAYLRDTTLSEADLSDAYLLESHFIRTNLDGAQMTGCCIYNWHIENLDLSKVDCRYVFTQFNYTTKSPTERYPVGRELEAGELGQQYEQDASVIEVYLTEAPNWEALVFTLTQLELESHDLNLTIKSYKALEDNFLIQLSASRMVNSKILNRRIFQLYPEILNRLLTRRSEILSLLEIVPHSNNLDLASESPPQPLPPSPPPPSPDRRVRLYQEVVRQIQHIMRSQVPEQSVQSVQQLLDFLDHQGIATEEIQKKIIGQVVVQRAKQDKDFRDQLRRWEKTATESARSSTVGQAIRTAIALLWTQSQQP from the coding sequence ATGCAAGTACAGGATCTGCTAGAGCGATACCAGAAAGGAGAGCGGGATTTCGCTCATGTTGATCTCAGTGGGGCCAGTCTCAGTGGTGTTAATTTGAGAGATGTCAACTTTACCGGCGCAAACCTTGCAGGGGTAAACCTGAGCTGGGCATTTTTGAGTCGGGCAAACTTAACGGGAGCCAGCTTAAGAAGATCTGATTTGCGTAGTGCTTCCCTCAACAATGCAACGCTAAATCAAGCGACGCTTAGTGGAGCCAATTTAAGTAAATCAGATTTGCGCCTGGCACAGATTCAGAATGCAGACCTGAACTGGTGTGTACTTCAGGAAGCTGACTTGACAGGGGCAAACCTTCAATCGACTAAGCTCGATCAGGTCAACCTGGAGCGGGCAAAACTCACTAGTGCCCGTCTGAATGGGGCTGAACTGATGGAAGCGAACCTGCGACGCACAAACCTGGCTGGAGCAAACCTGGATCAGGCAAATTTGCGCGAGGCGCATTTGGAGGAAGCCAATTTGCGGGAAGCCAGCTTGGTGGGTGCCAACCTGATCGAAGCAAATCTGAGTGGGGTTTACTTGCGGCAGGCAAACCTGAGTGAGGCAGACTTGCATCGGGTGATCCTGACAGGTGCAGATTTGAGTGAGGCGATTTTGGATGGGGCTGATCTGAGTCGGGCAACTTTGGCGGGTTCCTATTTGCTAAAAGCCAGTCTTCAGAAAGCGCTGTTGTTGCGAACCAACCTCCAGGACGTTTACCTGCTGCGGGCAAATTTGAATGAAGCCAACCTGCGGGGAGCTAACCTGCGACGGGCTGATTTGAGTGGTGCCTACCTGCGAGATACGACGCTTAGCGAAGCCGATCTCAGTGATGCCTATCTACTCGAAAGCCATTTTATCCGTACCAACCTGGATGGTGCCCAGATGACAGGCTGTTGTATTTACAACTGGCACATCGAAAACCTGGATTTGTCTAAGGTCGATTGTCGTTATGTATTCACCCAATTTAACTACACGACTAAAAGCCCAACAGAGCGCTATCCCGTTGGGCGAGAACTGGAAGCGGGAGAATTGGGACAACAGTACGAGCAGGATGCTTCAGTGATTGAGGTGTATCTGACCGAAGCACCGAATTGGGAAGCGCTGGTATTTACCCTGACCCAGTTGGAATTGGAGAGCCACGATCTGAATTTGACGATTAAATCCTATAAAGCACTCGAAGATAACTTTCTGATCCAGCTTTCGGCTAGCCGGATGGTCAACTCCAAAATTCTCAATCGCCGTATTTTTCAACTCTATCCAGAGATTCTGAACCGATTGCTAACCCGTCGATCGGAAATTCTGAGTTTGCTCGAAATCGTACCCCATTCCAATAATTTAGACCTGGCGTCAGAATCCCCTCCCCAACCTTTACCACCCTCGCCGCCGCCGCCATCCCCCGATCGTCGCGTCCGCCTATATCAGGAAGTTGTTCGCCAAATTCAACATATTATGCGATCTCAAGTGCCGGAACAGTCTGTCCAAAGTGTTCAGCAGTTGCTAGATTTTCTCGACCACCAGGGCATTGCCACTGAGGAGATTCAAAAAAAGATCATTGGTCAGGTTGTTGTCCAGCGAGCTAAACAAGACAAGGACTTTCGGGATCAACTGCGGCGATGGGAGAAAACTGCAACGGAATCTGCCCGGAGTTCAACGGTAGGTCAGGCAATCCGGACGGCGATCGCCCTCCTCTGGACTCAGTCGCAACAACCGTAA
- a CDS encoding prolyl hydroxylase family protein: MEPSLCDHIIQIAECCQFKPSSILINVVDTDVRSSGILALGNNESPLQESTNQLLLRKVMIVQDMLFKRYGVKFPHAEMCSILRYLPGQNYRRHVDNLLLQSRYVEIANGIPTRDISIVGYLNDNFEGGETFFDRQNIKVKPQKGSVVVFPSYYTHPHQSLPVIRGKKYSFTSWLFH, translated from the coding sequence TTGGAACCGTCCTTATGCGATCACATCATTCAGATTGCTGAGTGTTGCCAGTTTAAACCATCCAGCATTCTGATTAATGTGGTTGATACTGATGTTCGCAGTAGTGGAATTCTGGCTTTGGGTAATAACGAAAGCCCCCTGCAAGAATCAACCAATCAATTATTGCTGCGAAAAGTCATGATCGTTCAGGACATGCTGTTCAAACGGTATGGCGTCAAATTTCCCCATGCGGAGATGTGTTCCATTCTCCGATATTTGCCTGGACAAAATTACAGACGCCATGTAGATAACCTGCTGCTACAAAGCCGTTATGTAGAAATTGCGAATGGCATCCCAACCCGAGATATCAGTATTGTTGGTTACTTGAATGACAACTTTGAAGGGGGCGAAACGTTTTTCGATCGCCAAAACATCAAAGTCAAACCTCAAAAGGGCAGTGTGGTGGTATTCCCTTCCTATTACACCCATCCCCATCAGTCCCTACCCGTAATTCGAGGGAAGAAATATTCATTTACCAGTTGGTTGTTTCATTAA
- a CDS encoding MerR family DNA-binding protein, with translation MTRAELPCGEVKQHLEDKVAAINQQIAILETLKAELQGLLSGWLECPPPHLIDQTICPNIQAVE, from the coding sequence ATGACCAGGGCCGAGCTTCCCTGTGGTGAGGTAAAACAGCATCTTGAAGATAAGGTGGCAGCCATCAACCAACAAATCGCTATTCTGGAAACCCTTAAAGCTGAACTTCAGGGGTTGCTTTCTGGCTGGCTGGAGTGCCCTCCACCTCATTTGATTGATCAAACCATTTGCCCCAATATTCAGGCAGTGGAGTAG
- a CDS encoding MerR family transcriptional regulator — MNFSSPKQLLKIGEVANITGLPVKTIRYYEEIGLLVPVVERSETGYRLFHDQILNRLAFIKRAQSLGLSLNEIKAILQVHDQGRASLW, encoded by the coding sequence ATGAATTTCTCGTCTCCCAAACAACTGCTGAAAATTGGCGAAGTTGCCAATATCACAGGATTACCTGTCAAAACAATTCGCTATTACGAGGAAATTGGGTTGCTGGTTCCCGTTGTGGAGCGTTCCGAGACGGGTTACCGCCTATTCCATGATCAAATTCTGAACCGATTAGCGTTTATTAAACGGGCGCAATCTTTGGGGCTTTCCTTAAATGAGATTAAAGCCATCTTGCAGGTGCATGACCAGGGCCGAGCTTCCCTGTGGTGA
- a CDS encoding type IV pilin-like G/H family protein — MEEISSVGANDTRRRFLKHQAYVGFITGLIVGVVGFSLVPYLFPARNKEYEGKIVRSLNTAQQSYYWKNKKFSNSFKELGVTPQSEAYTYLTISTDKAAFQYAVSRPNNYQRSYVGGVFVLSKPIKASDGIVETETIVCQSLSRGYIQEIVHPIDSNTCGVGTERIDF, encoded by the coding sequence ATGGAAGAGATCTCAAGTGTAGGTGCAAATGACACCAGAAGAAGATTTCTAAAACATCAAGCTTACGTTGGTTTCATTACGGGATTGATTGTTGGAGTAGTTGGATTTAGCCTTGTCCCATATCTTTTCCCAGCAAGAAATAAAGAGTATGAAGGCAAGATTGTCCGTTCGTTAAATACGGCTCAACAGTCTTACTATTGGAAGAATAAAAAGTTTTCTAATTCTTTTAAGGAACTTGGTGTGACACCTCAATCTGAGGCTTACACCTATCTAACTATTAGTACCGACAAAGCAGCTTTTCAGTATGCCGTCTCTCGTCCAAATAACTATCAAAGGAGCTATGTTGGAGGAGTTTTTGTCCTTAGTAAACCAATCAAGGCTTCAGATGGCATAGTAGAAACGGAAACAATCGTTTGTCAATCACTATCTCGTGGTTATATTCAGGAAATTGTTCATCCAATTGATTCAAACACTTGTGGAGTAGGTACAGAGAGAATTGATTTCTGA
- the gvpA gene encoding gas vesicle structural protein GvpA has protein sequence MAVEKVNSSSSLAEVIDRILDKGIVVDAWVRVSLVGIELLSIEARVVIASVETYLKYAEAVGLTAQAAVPAA, from the coding sequence ATGGCTGTCGAAAAAGTAAACTCTTCCTCTAGCTTGGCTGAAGTGATTGATCGCATTCTGGACAAAGGCATTGTTGTGGATGCCTGGGTTCGTGTTTCTTTGGTTGGTATCGAATTACTCTCAATTGAAGCCCGTGTCGTGATTGCGTCCGTGGAAACCTATCTGAAGTATGCCGAGGCTGTTGGTCTGACCGCTCAAGCGGCTGTTCCTGCTGCCTAA
- the gvpN gene encoding gas vesicle protein GvpN yields MTTVLRASPRRFVSTPSVERIAARALRYLQSGYSVHLRGPAGTGKTTLGLHLADMLARPIMLIFGDDEFKTSDLIGNQSGYTRKKVVDNYIHSVVKVEDELRHNWVDSRLTLACREGFTLVYDEFNRSRPEVNNVLLSALEEKLLVLPPSNNRSEYIRVNPHFRAIFTSNPEEYCGVHATQDALMDRLVTINMPEPDELTQQEILVQKTEVNRASALMIVRLVKAFRVRTGSEKSSGLRSCLMLAKVCHDHEILAIPENPDFRDVCCDVLLARTGLPLDESTRLLWELLNKPDSFGWNDSDLLDVPSEASEMESVVSATLAIARDLNELAAEAETTETNPAAQSLASETETPLSQTNPVETSNHSEIRGEQEMPSPIPHPPSPNSEIPHGEKILAYLKQTKGARLSQIERSLHLDRFQTVDALRLLVENGRVVMRDRLYLLKEEQ; encoded by the coding sequence ATGACAACTGTACTTCGAGCCAGCCCCCGTCGATTTGTCAGCACACCTTCTGTTGAGCGAATCGCTGCCCGTGCCTTGCGTTATTTACAATCAGGTTACTCTGTTCATCTCCGTGGCCCTGCCGGGACGGGCAAAACAACCCTGGGATTGCACCTGGCAGATATGCTTGCCCGCCCAATTATGCTGATCTTTGGTGATGACGAATTCAAAACCTCTGATTTGATTGGTAATCAATCGGGATATACGCGCAAGAAGGTGGTGGATAACTACATTCATAGTGTGGTCAAAGTTGAGGATGAACTGCGCCATAACTGGGTCGATTCTCGCCTCACTCTAGCCTGTCGGGAGGGGTTCACCCTGGTTTACGATGAGTTCAATCGTTCTCGTCCAGAGGTGAATAACGTTCTACTTTCGGCACTGGAAGAAAAGCTGCTGGTGCTGCCACCGAGCAACAACCGGAGTGAATATATCCGGGTGAATCCTCATTTTCGGGCAATTTTCACCTCCAACCCGGAGGAGTATTGTGGTGTGCATGCGACCCAGGATGCATTGATGGATCGGCTCGTGACGATCAATATGCCAGAACCCGATGAACTGACCCAACAGGAAATTCTGGTTCAGAAAACTGAGGTTAACCGCGCCAGTGCCTTGATGATTGTTCGGTTGGTGAAAGCGTTCCGGGTGCGGACAGGTTCAGAAAAATCCTCAGGGTTACGGTCCTGCCTGATGCTGGCAAAGGTCTGCCATGACCACGAAATTCTGGCAATTCCCGAAAATCCTGATTTCCGCGATGTTTGTTGTGATGTGCTGCTGGCTCGAACGGGGCTACCCCTGGACGAATCCACCAGGCTCCTGTGGGAGTTGTTGAACAAACCTGACAGCTTCGGCTGGAATGATTCAGACTTGTTGGATGTCCCTTCTGAGGCATCTGAAATGGAGTCTGTTGTCTCGGCAACATTGGCGATCGCACGAGATCTGAATGAATTGGCAGCCGAAGCAGAGACTACAGAAACGAATCCAGCGGCTCAATCCCTTGCTTCTGAAACAGAAACACCCCTATCCCAGACAAATCCGGTAGAAACCTCGAACCACTCGGAGATTCGCGGCGAGCAAGAGATGCCATCCCCCATCCCCCATCCCCCATCCCCCAATTCAGAAATCCCTCATGGGGAGAAGATTCTGGCATATCTGAAGCAAACCAAGGGAGCGCGACTCTCCCAAATTGAGCGATCTTTGCACTTAGACCGCTTCCAGACCGTTGATGCATTGCGATTGTTGGTCGAGAACGGTCGCGTTGTCATGCGCGATCGCCTCTACCTGCTGAAGGAGGAACAATAA
- a CDS encoding gas vesicle protein, with translation MATATPMKGFPGSALSTKDSARAIINSTQGSTLADVLERVLDKGIVIAGDISISVATTELINIRIRLLISSVDKAREIGINWWENNPHFSAQSQNLIDANQQLQQRVESLEAELRTLHRLAAPEGL, from the coding sequence ATGGCGACAGCAACTCCGATGAAAGGGTTTCCCGGTTCAGCATTGTCTACCAAAGATTCTGCCAGAGCCATCATTAACTCCACCCAGGGATCGACCCTGGCAGACGTTTTGGAGAGGGTGCTGGACAAAGGAATCGTCATTGCCGGAGATATTTCCATTTCCGTTGCGACGACAGAATTAATCAATATCCGTATCCGGTTGCTGATTTCGTCAGTCGATAAAGCCAGGGAAATTGGCATCAACTGGTGGGAAAACAACCCCCACTTCAGCGCCCAGTCTCAAAATTTAATTGATGCGAATCAACAACTCCAACAACGGGTAGAAAGTCTGGAAGCTGAGTTACGTACATTACATCGTTTAGCAGCGCCTGAGGGGCTGTAA
- a CDS encoding gas vesicle protein K: MTSSDLPIQAISHPPKASKDAGLAPLLLTVIELVRQLMEAQVIRRMEAEELTDEDLERASESLRKLEEQVVKLCEVFEIDPADLNIDLGEVGSLLPKAGGYYPGETSASPTILELLDRLLNTGVVLQGEVDLGLADIDLIHAKLQLVLTSKPI, from the coding sequence GTGACCTCTTCTGACCTTCCGATTCAGGCAATCTCCCATCCTCCCAAAGCCAGCAAAGATGCTGGGCTTGCTCCTCTGTTGCTAACGGTAATTGAACTGGTGCGTCAGTTGATGGAAGCCCAGGTCATTCGCCGCATGGAAGCAGAGGAACTGACCGACGAAGATTTAGAACGGGCATCTGAAAGTTTACGAAAACTGGAAGAACAGGTGGTCAAACTCTGTGAGGTGTTTGAGATCGATCCGGCAGACTTAAATATCGATTTGGGAGAAGTAGGTAGCTTGCTTCCCAAAGCGGGTGGCTACTATCCTGGTGAAACTTCCGCCAGCCCAACCATTCTGGAACTTCTGGATCGCCTGCTGAATACAGGTGTTGTACTTCAGGGCGAAGTAGATTTGGGACTCGCAGACATTGATTTAATCCATGCGAAGTTGCAGTTGGTTCTAACCTCGAAACCAATTTGA
- a CDS encoding SPOR domain-containing protein encodes MNDRLRKLSTCLQSFTALVLVGLVGDLCLAQVVVPVEPVTPATSNSQPTVLGQPNNTPYLVVIPTSHLQLLDKVQQYAPLAFMTRSHLGPYIQAGAFRDRRPAESLSDQLRSQGLDARVVYLRGRK; translated from the coding sequence ATGAATGATCGACTCCGAAAACTATCCACTTGTTTGCAATCCTTTACTGCCCTAGTTCTTGTGGGACTGGTGGGTGACCTTTGTCTGGCTCAGGTGGTCGTTCCCGTAGAACCAGTGACTCCGGCAACCTCCAACAGCCAACCTACCGTGTTAGGGCAACCCAACAACACCCCCTATCTTGTGGTTATCCCCACATCCCATCTGCAATTGTTGGATAAGGTGCAGCAGTATGCGCCATTGGCATTTATGACCCGATCGCACCTGGGCCCCTACATCCAGGCAGGAGCATTTCGCGATCGCCGCCCCGCCGAATCCCTCAGCGACCAATTACGCAGTCAGGGTCTAGATGCCAGAGTCGTTTACCTGCGGGGCAGGAAGTAA
- a CDS encoding FecR family protein yields the protein MTSHVPLASLPLQVRVDRWLEIRQIVGSVFYSRQQITQPARVGMQLQQPGEGVLTAARSRTVLAVDTGIGFIDVAERTVLRVQKLQKLPDGGHITHLQVISGQARLRVRRFTHNSSELEIQTPAGWSAVRGTVFGLTVHPDGKTGLATREGKVTTNAQGKTVPVSAGFQNLTIPGEPPSPPVPIPLKPNTRLQLQILIAVSHQAARIVGRIDPVNLLIIGDQPQIVDRNGRFDLTVAMAANRRIPVVVITPLGQQQAYELAVP from the coding sequence TTGACTTCGCATGTACCATTAGCCAGTTTGCCTTTGCAGGTTAGAGTCGATCGCTGGTTGGAGATCCGGCAAATTGTCGGGAGTGTCTTCTACAGCCGTCAGCAAATCACTCAACCCGCCCGCGTTGGAATGCAACTTCAGCAACCAGGAGAAGGAGTTTTAACGGCGGCTCGTTCTCGCACAGTGCTTGCGGTCGATACAGGGATTGGGTTTATCGATGTGGCTGAAAGAACTGTTTTGCGGGTGCAAAAACTACAAAAGTTGCCCGATGGAGGACACATCACTCACCTGCAAGTCATCAGCGGTCAGGCGCGCTTGCGAGTCAGACGATTTACCCACAACAGCTCTGAGCTAGAAATCCAGACGCCAGCCGGATGGAGTGCCGTGCGGGGAACCGTGTTTGGGTTAACGGTTCATCCCGATGGCAAGACGGGTTTGGCGACTCGTGAAGGCAAGGTAACAACAAACGCCCAAGGAAAAACCGTTCCGGTTAGCGCAGGCTTTCAAAATCTGACGATTCCAGGTGAACCTCCATCCCCACCGGTGCCAATTCCGTTGAAGCCAAATACACGCTTGCAGCTCCAGATTTTAATCGCAGTTAGCCACCAGGCTGCCCGAATCGTTGGCCGAATTGACCCGGTAAACCTTTTAATTATTGGAGATCAACCCCAAATTGTGGATCGGAACGGTCGGTTTGATCTGACTGTGGCGATGGCGGCAAATCGGCGGATTCCGGTGGTGGTGATCACCCCCTTAGGGCAGCAGCAGGCTTATGAACTGGCAGTTCCTTAG